A single genomic interval of Hyphomicrobium methylovorum harbors:
- a CDS encoding ABC transporter substrate-binding protein, with the protein MARRIGSPLASALSLAMPRLKFETKKEARIGFLAPLSGKLKSWAEPGYHGCLMWRDRVNATGGIKVRDRQYLVDILPFDTGFRPERALEGARKLVLEDGVNLIVMVGGDDFSNQVRDFVSERKTLVTTLLPSDLSPDARTLIAPCEVHPIYNVTGVDWLKRNDPGLRTAAMCTQDDAHGRPSIATYRAAFEAAGIELVAERLFPIETTEFSGIVQDLMSRQPDILCWDTAYEPFVHALTVEAFRHGFKGRLLSCTCDNYAELIAKTSPEFMENFIFQFPDFDDPRLNEAQINFSEPNEFYQEFCSRYSGTWSAVSWEYFSILEIWKAAVERARTFDTATVLAAMKVGGAGKHVFGDATWWGRELFGIDNALVGYWPVVRIENGKARIVEFGSILDWWAMNSTLLIKHMREMGLMWDQRQTKLATSR; encoded by the coding sequence ATGGCCAGACGTATAGGCAGTCCGCTCGCATCAGCGCTGTCGCTGGCGATGCCCCGGCTGAAATTCGAAACAAAAAAAGAAGCGAGAATTGGCTTCCTCGCGCCGCTTTCGGGCAAACTGAAGTCGTGGGCTGAACCTGGCTATCATGGCTGCCTCATGTGGCGCGACCGCGTGAACGCGACCGGCGGTATAAAGGTTCGCGATCGGCAATATCTGGTGGACATTCTTCCGTTTGACACCGGCTTTCGGCCAGAGCGGGCGCTCGAAGGCGCGCGGAAGCTCGTGCTCGAAGACGGCGTTAATCTGATCGTCATGGTTGGCGGTGATGACTTTTCCAATCAGGTCCGCGATTTCGTCAGCGAACGAAAAACGTTAGTGACGACGCTGCTTCCGAGTGACCTTTCGCCGGATGCACGCACGCTGATCGCGCCTTGTGAGGTCCATCCGATCTACAACGTAACCGGCGTCGATTGGCTGAAGCGGAATGATCCGGGTTTGCGAACGGCTGCGATGTGTACGCAGGACGATGCGCACGGGCGGCCGTCAATCGCTACGTATCGTGCGGCGTTCGAAGCGGCGGGGATTGAACTTGTTGCAGAGCGTTTGTTTCCGATCGAGACGACGGAATTCTCCGGAATCGTTCAGGATCTGATGTCTCGTCAGCCGGATATTCTGTGCTGGGATACAGCGTATGAGCCGTTCGTGCATGCGCTTACGGTCGAAGCTTTCCGGCACGGGTTTAAAGGCCGTCTGCTATCGTGCACGTGCGATAATTATGCGGAGCTGATTGCGAAGACGAGCCCCGAGTTCATGGAGAACTTCATTTTTCAGTTTCCGGATTTCGATGATCCGCGGCTGAACGAGGCGCAGATCAATTTCAGCGAACCGAACGAGTTTTATCAGGAGTTTTGTTCGCGATACTCGGGCACGTGGAGCGCGGTCTCGTGGGAATATTTTTCAATTCTTGAGATCTGGAAAGCTGCTGTCGAGCGTGCACGCACATTCGATACCGCAACGGTGCTTGCGGCGATGAAAGTTGGCGGTGCCGGTAAGCACGTGTTTGGTGATGCGACGTGGTGGGGCCGAGAGCTCTTTGGCATCGATAACGCGCTTGTCGGATATTGGCCTGTCGTCAGGATTGAAAACGGGAAAGCTCGGATCGTCGAATTCGGGTCGATCCTCGATTGGTGGGCGATGAATAGCACGCTGCTGATTAAGCACATGCGCGAGATGGGGCTCATGTGGGATCAGCGCCAAACAAAGTTGGCTACAAGTCGCTGA
- a CDS encoding FadR/GntR family transcriptional regulator produces the protein MNELIVRAAPWLNDTTNQPFVKERVKEAAGKIFMLIQSGRYSFGSRLDAERILADELDITRTTIRQAIDFLEHYDVVKRRANSGTFVTYRPSESDANSRSSASDGIDVQSIVEVSSPFEMSVVCSLLEPEIARLATLYMSVRDLTNLRRLLEEIETIVADGEQFAHLEKLFLMQIAEGTHNRLLITMYRIICEVRKQPQWCATRIQTLSPVRIREIQKKFRSLYEALECRDIEGAVEFMKLLVASNQEDLIYQP, from the coding sequence ATGAACGAATTGATCGTTAGGGCCGCCCCCTGGCTGAACGACACGACCAATCAGCCATTCGTGAAAGAGCGCGTGAAAGAAGCGGCCGGCAAGATTTTCATGCTGATTCAGTCGGGCCGTTATTCCTTCGGAAGCCGGCTCGACGCCGAACGAATTTTGGCTGACGAACTGGACATCACGCGAACGACAATCCGACAAGCGATCGATTTCCTGGAGCATTACGACGTCGTTAAGCGCCGTGCGAACAGCGGAACGTTCGTCACGTATCGCCCGTCCGAGTCAGACGCAAACTCCAGAAGCAGCGCTTCCGACGGCATCGACGTACAATCCATCGTTGAGGTATCTTCACCCTTCGAGATGAGCGTCGTCTGCTCTCTGCTCGAACCCGAGATCGCTCGCTTGGCTACGCTATATATGTCAGTGCGCGACCTGACAAACCTTCGCCGCTTGCTCGAAGAAATCGAAACCATCGTGGCCGATGGCGAGCAGTTTGCTCACCTTGAGAAGCTGTTCCTGATGCAGATCGCCGAAGGCACTCACAACCGCCTACTGATCACGATGTACCGAATTATCTGCGAAGTGCGAAAGCAGCCCCAATGGTGCGCAACACGCATCCAAACGCTGTCCCCGGTTCGAATTCGCGAAATTCAAAAGAAATTCCGATCGCTCTACGAAGCACTCGAATGCCGCGACATCGAAGGCGCAGTCGAATTCATGAAGCTGCTCGTCGCCAGCAATCAGGAAGATCTGATCTACCAGCCGTAG
- a CDS encoding APC family permease, protein MAVETRAMPGQVPGELVRAIDWRGAFWVASGVPALVLFSIGGIAGTTGKLAFLVWAVSMFMGFLQSFTYAEIAGLFPNKSGGASIYGAAAWVRYSKLIAPLSVWCNWLAWTPVLSLGCSIAAAYILNAIGPIPAADSPEVLAWVQANASTLAADSPRIAEWLAANAGHSADDAVKALLAQDGITSLTPAFRNWTLFTHALGPVTISLNLVFFIGAALMLLTFAIQHRGILGTANVQKYIALLVIVPMLIVGIVPILTGQIHASNYSPLVPLNMTEWNVGGWTLVLGGMFIAAWSTYAFETAICYTSEFKDPKTDTFKAIFYSGLLCLLLYTLVPFTFQGVLGLEGMLAPSIVDGSGVANAMASMVGGSGFIVNIMVMLMILALMLSINTAMAGSSRTLYQGSVDGWLPRYLTHANEHGAPTRAMWTDLIFNLGLLAIAAADATSFFFILAVSNCCYIIFNFLNLNSGWIHRIDNGHIPRPWRAPNILLAIGTLFAFVNAAFMGAGAKVWNPVALQSGAIAAALIIPVFLFRHYVQDRGQFPDHMLEDLKLTPGQMQERKAGILPYLTLIAGVVVVLVANWFFTLPA, encoded by the coding sequence ATGGCGGTCGAAACGCGGGCAATGCCCGGACAGGTGCCGGGAGAACTCGTTAGAGCAATTGATTGGAGAGGGGCGTTTTGGGTTGCGAGCGGTGTCCCTGCGCTCGTTCTGTTTTCCATCGGCGGTATTGCAGGCACGACGGGAAAGCTCGCCTTTCTCGTTTGGGCCGTGTCGATGTTTATGGGTTTCCTGCAGTCATTCACGTATGCGGAAATCGCCGGTCTATTTCCGAATAAGTCGGGTGGCGCGTCGATCTATGGCGCAGCGGCGTGGGTACGATATTCAAAGCTGATTGCGCCGCTTTCGGTCTGGTGCAACTGGCTCGCTTGGACGCCGGTTCTTTCTCTCGGCTGTTCGATTGCGGCGGCTTACATCTTAAACGCAATTGGACCGATTCCGGCGGCGGACTCGCCTGAGGTTCTGGCATGGGTTCAAGCCAACGCTTCAACGCTCGCTGCTGACAGTCCGCGCATTGCCGAATGGCTTGCGGCAAACGCCGGGCATAGCGCAGACGACGCGGTAAAAGCTCTGCTTGCGCAGGATGGCATCACCTCATTGACGCCTGCATTCCGGAACTGGACACTCTTCACGCACGCTCTCGGTCCGGTCACGATTTCTCTGAACCTGGTGTTCTTCATCGGCGCCGCGCTGATGCTTCTGACATTCGCGATTCAGCATCGGGGCATTCTCGGTACGGCGAACGTGCAGAAGTACATTGCGCTGCTCGTGATTGTGCCGATGCTCATTGTCGGCATTGTTCCCATTCTCACGGGACAGATTCATGCGAGCAACTATTCGCCGCTCGTGCCGCTCAATATGACGGAATGGAATGTTGGCGGGTGGACGCTGGTGCTTGGCGGTATGTTCATTGCCGCGTGGTCAACGTACGCGTTCGAAACGGCGATCTGCTATACGAGCGAGTTCAAAGATCCGAAGACGGATACGTTTAAGGCCATCTTCTATTCTGGTCTCTTGTGTCTGCTGCTCTATACGCTTGTGCCGTTCACGTTCCAGGGCGTTCTTGGTCTTGAAGGCATGCTGGCGCCGTCGATCGTTGATGGTTCCGGTGTTGCGAATGCGATGGCCTCGATGGTTGGCGGCTCGGGGTTCATCGTCAACATCATGGTGATGCTGATGATCCTGGCGCTCATGCTTTCGATCAACACGGCGATGGCGGGTTCGTCGCGGACGCTCTATCAGGGCTCCGTCGACGGGTGGCTTCCGCGGTATCTGACGCATGCGAACGAGCATGGCGCGCCGACGCGTGCGATGTGGACCGATCTTATTTTCAACCTCGGTCTGCTTGCTATTGCGGCGGCGGATGCGACCAGCTTCTTCTTCATTCTGGCCGTTTCCAACTGCTGCTACATCATCTTCAATTTCCTCAATCTCAACTCGGGCTGGATACACCGGATCGACAACGGCCACATTCCGCGGCCGTGGCGCGCGCCGAACATCTTGCTCGCCATTGGCACGCTGTTCGCGTTCGTCAACGCAGCGTTCATGGGCGCGGGCGCGAAGGTGTGGAATCCGGTGGCGCTGCAGTCCGGCGCGATCGCTGCAGCTCTGATCATTCCTGTCTTCCTGTTCCGTCACTATGTGCAGGATCGCGGTCAGTTCCCCGACCATATGCTGGAAGACTTGAAACTGACTCCGGGCCAAATGCAGGAGCGCAAGGCGGGCATCCTGCCGTACCTGACGCTGATTGCAGGTGTGGTTGTCGTGTTGGTTGCGAACTGGTTCTTCACGCTTCCTGCGTGA
- a CDS encoding dimethylamine monooxygenase subunit DmmA family protein codes for MLESEIKSRPKYPGLKPDLQAKQNLMVADAGGSEAIADLAKKVDQEFLSRTTVILCRAGGNGTDPLERLKSLGITDIAVFPTIETVISRLDGVLDKALMSTRLYVAGTEPLIGLVEKTAMAHGVGHSSIYKEHRGSLKRRVQCVHCKGITENVTTNPVICAHCGYSLLVRDHYSRRHAAFQGVRIDADAPGNIPEEKADYL; via the coding sequence ATGCTCGAATCTGAAATCAAAAGCCGGCCAAAGTATCCAGGTCTCAAACCGGACCTGCAGGCCAAACAGAACCTGATGGTGGCTGACGCCGGAGGTTCGGAGGCGATTGCCGATCTCGCAAAGAAAGTCGATCAGGAGTTTCTGTCCCGCACCACGGTGATCCTTTGCAGAGCCGGCGGCAATGGAACGGATCCACTCGAGCGCTTGAAGTCGCTCGGCATTACTGACATCGCGGTTTTTCCGACGATTGAAACGGTTATATCGCGACTGGATGGCGTTCTCGATAAGGCGCTGATGAGTACGCGGCTCTATGTGGCTGGAACCGAGCCGTTGATCGGCTTGGTCGAGAAGACCGCAATGGCGCACGGCGTGGGGCACTCTTCGATTTACAAAGAACATCGCGGATCGCTGAAGCGGCGCGTTCAATGCGTTCATTGCAAGGGCATAACGGAGAACGTGACGACCAATCCCGTCATCTGCGCTCATTGTGGTTACAGCCTGTTGGTGCGCGATCACTATTCGCGGCGTCACGCGGCGTTCCAAGGCGTTCGCATCGATGCCGATGCCCCCGGCAATATTCCAGAAGAAAAGGCGGACTATCTATGA
- a CDS encoding PDR/VanB family oxidoreductase has product MTARNSRLVRVDDVTPVAARVKRLRFSDVDGGALPIFSAGAHVIVTMRHGDRVYRNAYSLMSSPLDQSHYAISVLHVPESRGGSSFVHERIAKGATLEIGDPVNLFPIAHTARKHILIAGGIGITPFMAMLAQFRHDKANYELHYAVRSAEEGAYFGAFEQEGAPGVHLYRSDRGHRIPLHEILENQRLGTHIYVCGPQRMIDWTTQSARAAGWPDENVHYEHFDAPPAGNPFVVKLAKSGREIRVGEHQSILEALEQAGVDAPYLCRGGACGQCITRVLGVEGSLRHNDHYLTEDERACGNQIATCVSRIEGTSLTLDL; this is encoded by the coding sequence ATGACGGCTCGGAATTCGCGACTTGTGCGTGTCGATGACGTGACCCCGGTTGCGGCACGTGTAAAGCGGCTTCGGTTCAGCGATGTCGATGGCGGTGCGTTGCCGATCTTCTCCGCTGGTGCGCACGTCATCGTAACGATGCGTCACGGCGATCGCGTGTATCGCAATGCCTATTCGTTGATGAGTTCGCCGCTCGATCAAAGTCATTATGCGATCAGCGTACTCCATGTTCCGGAGTCGCGTGGCGGGTCGTCCTTCGTTCACGAGCGCATCGCAAAGGGTGCGACGCTCGAAATCGGCGATCCCGTCAATCTGTTTCCGATCGCGCATACTGCGCGCAAACATATCCTGATTGCAGGGGGCATCGGCATCACGCCCTTCATGGCAATGCTGGCGCAGTTCCGCCACGATAAGGCGAACTACGAACTGCATTACGCCGTGCGCTCCGCTGAGGAAGGCGCTTATTTCGGTGCATTCGAGCAAGAAGGCGCACCGGGCGTTCATCTCTACAGGTCGGATCGCGGTCACCGCATTCCGCTGCATGAGATTCTGGAGAATCAGCGCTTAGGAACGCACATTTATGTCTGCGGGCCGCAGCGGATGATCGATTGGACGACGCAGAGCGCGCGCGCTGCCGGGTGGCCGGACGAGAACGTGCACTACGAACATTTCGATGCGCCGCCCGCGGGCAATCCCTTCGTTGTCAAGCTTGCGAAGTCCGGCCGCGAAATCCGGGTCGGTGAGCATCAGAGCATTCTCGAGGCTTTGGAGCAGGCAGGAGTCGATGCGCCGTATCTCTGCAGGGGCGGTGCGTGCGGTCAGTGCATTACGCGAGTGCTCGGCGTCGAGGGAAGCCTTCGACACAACGATCACTATCTGACCGAAGATGAGAGGGCTTGCGGAAATCAGATCGCGACGTGCGTGTCGCGGATCGAGGGAACGTCGCTGACACTCGATCTTTAG
- a CDS encoding heme-dependent oxidative N-demethylase family protein, translating into MNTYFRDETFRDDYTFANSPEGVKRFPFPFWEDKYMYSVNIEPHTAGPKGSVYEFPIDIDEHYVSDMRDRAIVLKEDPTRVQALPHMMPAQWDLLELLMTSLARDYPQYFTLHRDGAHWHWINRPLQIENKFTFGDVSSLPYEPMEYITRQCQGDFTLQDQRENNLWMDAGIATSQADWSIDFDVGMNFMEWHGPVPLAHQAGVFDRALKFLMNLQQGQPVRRLNWTMTINPRLDTSPENYDKWGIDRTTVTDENVGDKVHLRVELQALWRLPRSNAIAFSIRAYLLKMRELVTQPDWARRFPRVIRSIPPELVEYKGLGTYRETTLRWLDQFDDGKPTPQGFLFNHK; encoded by the coding sequence ATGAACACGTATTTCAGAGATGAAACGTTTCGCGATGATTACACATTTGCGAACAGCCCGGAGGGCGTGAAGCGCTTTCCCTTCCCGTTCTGGGAAGACAAGTACATGTATTCGGTGAACATCGAACCGCATACGGCTGGGCCGAAGGGTTCAGTTTACGAATTCCCGATCGATATCGACGAGCACTACGTTTCGGACATGCGCGACCGCGCGATCGTGCTCAAGGAAGATCCGACGCGTGTGCAGGCGCTGCCGCATATGATGCCGGCGCAGTGGGATTTGCTTGAACTGCTGATGACATCGCTCGCGCGCGACTATCCGCAGTACTTCACGCTGCATCGGGATGGTGCGCACTGGCACTGGATCAACCGGCCGCTGCAGATCGAGAATAAGTTTACGTTCGGCGATGTTTCATCGCTTCCGTATGAGCCGATGGAATACATCACGCGGCAGTGCCAGGGTGACTTTACACTTCAGGACCAGCGCGAAAACAATCTTTGGATGGATGCGGGTATCGCAACATCGCAGGCCGATTGGTCCATCGATTTCGATGTCGGCATGAATTTCATGGAATGGCATGGGCCTGTGCCGCTGGCACATCAAGCTGGCGTTTTTGATCGCGCGCTGAAGTTTCTGATGAACTTGCAGCAGGGCCAGCCTGTGCGGCGCCTGAACTGGACGATGACCATCAATCCGCGATTGGATACGAGCCCCGAGAACTATGACAAGTGGGGTATCGATCGGACGACTGTGACGGACGAGAACGTTGGCGACAAGGTTCATTTGCGTGTCGAGCTGCAGGCGCTGTGGCGTCTTCCTCGCTCGAACGCCATCGCGTTTTCTATCCGCGCGTATCTCTTGAAGATGCGAGAGCTGGTTACGCAGCCGGATTGGGCACGGCGTTTCCCTCGCGTCATCAGAAGCATCCCGCCGGAGCTCGTCGAATACAAAGGTCTCGGCACTTATCGCGAAACCACTTTGCGGTGGCTCGATCAATTCGATG